The Monomorium pharaonis isolate MP-MQ-018 chromosome 5, ASM1337386v2, whole genome shotgun sequence genome includes a window with the following:
- the LOC105832826 gene encoding iron-sulfur protein NUBPL isoform X2: MARGLPKRKHIKGVKQIFLIASGKGGVGKSTTAVNLATALKIVEPQKSIGLLDADVFGPSVPLMMNIHESPMLNQENFMEPLVNYGIKCMSMGFLIDEKSPVVWRGLMVMSTLDKLINQVAWGPLDYLVIDTPPGTGDTHLSLIQTLFIAGALLVTTPQKVALEVTRRGANMFKKLDIPVAGIVENMSSVTCPKCMTEVSLFGNATVTLAKELDVDILQKIPMHESIAESSDSGKPIVLAAPQSTQAEAYKELAEHVVRFLNKQKINKE; encoded by the exons ATGGCACGTGGTCTTCCAAAACGGAAGCACATAAAAGGCGTTAAACAAATCTTTCTAATTGCTTCTGGTAAGGGTGGAGTCGGGAAGTCGACGACGGCTGTGAATTTGGCAACCGCTCTGAAAATTGTTGAGCCACAGAAGTCCATTGGTTTGCTGGATGCCGACGTCTTCGGTCCTTCTGTACCTCTGATGATGAACATCCATGAATCACCGATGTTAAATCAAGAGAACTTTATGGAGCCTCTTGTAAATTACggtataaaatg CATGTCCATGGGATTTTTAATCGACGAGAAGTCACCGGTGGTTTGGAGGGGACTCATGGTGATGAGCACATTGGACAAGCTGATAAATCAGGTGGCATGGGGACCGCTCGATTATCTTGTGATTGACACCCCTCCTGGAACAGGGGATACGCATCTCTCCCTGATCCAGACTCTTTTTATCGCCGGCGCGTTGCTGGTAACGACACCGCAGAAAGTTGCGCTGGAGGTGACCAGGAGAGGTGCAAATATGTTCAAGAAGCTGGACATCCCTGTCGCTGGTATTGTGGAGAATATGAGCAGCGTTACATGCCCAAAGTGCATGACAGAAGTGTCTCTCTTTGGCAATGCCACGGTCACACTGGCAAAAGAACTTG ATGTGGACATTTTACAGAAGATACCAATGCACGAGAGTATTGCGGAAAGTTCGGACAGTGGTAAACCAATTGTCTTGGCAGCACCGCAGAGCACACAAGCGGAAGCTTATAAAGAATTAGCAGAACATGTTGTTAGATTTTTAAACAagcagaaaataaataaagagtga
- the LOC105832826 gene encoding iron-sulfur protein NUBPL isoform X1 encodes MSSVTTRSCFSGYLKPLRYLWQRQYSTIIDFSKTRKENLEARQKEVMARGLPKRKHIKGVKQIFLIASGKGGVGKSTTAVNLATALKIVEPQKSIGLLDADVFGPSVPLMMNIHESPMLNQENFMEPLVNYGIKCMSMGFLIDEKSPVVWRGLMVMSTLDKLINQVAWGPLDYLVIDTPPGTGDTHLSLIQTLFIAGALLVTTPQKVALEVTRRGANMFKKLDIPVAGIVENMSSVTCPKCMTEVSLFGNATVTLAKELDVDILQKIPMHESIAESSDSGKPIVLAAPQSTQAEAYKELAEHVVRFLNKQKINKE; translated from the exons ATGTCGAGCGTTACTACGAGATCGTGTTTCAGTGGGTATTTAAAACCTCTTCGGTATCTGTGGCAACGGCAG TACAGCACGATAATCGACTTTTCCAAGACTAGGAAAGAGAACTTGGAGGCCAGACAGAAAGAGGTCATGGCACGTGGTCTTCCAAAACGGAAGCACATAAAAGGCGTTAAACAAATCTTTCTAATTGCTTCTGGTAAGGGTGGAGTCGGGAAGTCGACGACGGCTGTGAATTTGGCAACCGCTCTGAAAATTGTTGAGCCACAGAAGTCCATTGGTTTGCTGGATGCCGACGTCTTCGGTCCTTCTGTACCTCTGATGATGAACATCCATGAATCACCGATGTTAAATCAAGAGAACTTTATGGAGCCTCTTGTAAATTACggtataaaatg CATGTCCATGGGATTTTTAATCGACGAGAAGTCACCGGTGGTTTGGAGGGGACTCATGGTGATGAGCACATTGGACAAGCTGATAAATCAGGTGGCATGGGGACCGCTCGATTATCTTGTGATTGACACCCCTCCTGGAACAGGGGATACGCATCTCTCCCTGATCCAGACTCTTTTTATCGCCGGCGCGTTGCTGGTAACGACACCGCAGAAAGTTGCGCTGGAGGTGACCAGGAGAGGTGCAAATATGTTCAAGAAGCTGGACATCCCTGTCGCTGGTATTGTGGAGAATATGAGCAGCGTTACATGCCCAAAGTGCATGACAGAAGTGTCTCTCTTTGGCAATGCCACGGTCACACTGGCAAAAGAACTTG ATGTGGACATTTTACAGAAGATACCAATGCACGAGAGTATTGCGGAAAGTTCGGACAGTGGTAAACCAATTGTCTTGGCAGCACCGCAGAGCACACAAGCGGAAGCTTATAAAGAATTAGCAGAACATGTTGTTAGATTTTTAAACAagcagaaaataaataaagagtga
- the LOC105832819 gene encoding uncharacterized protein LOC105832819: MEEIRVMWCDALEELLQCPVCLEASQGVKVQCINGHHICNQCRIQLHICPICKSSFMETRNLAVEQISAKLEDIKISLLHPYHALNRRILHNKICVATQTDDVCMPSIACQTESINEANEITLRNERQNLVTNLAPRVGKGSYPCRIGSCVMELPHGRMIGHLRYHHKDVFYEFNAKDNVLKKRWNLEYILNQDYDFAFHIKEMGLFFLNVSISQIGDLTAFLEIVNCIAVAKQFTYTFEAVGAFNASGSYNGPVKSCRSPRQSYANDCLRIRENNMRLIIDNKNYFHCNLMIKRKTDYRAQNNAPMNPLSNIVNI, encoded by the exons ATGGAGGAGATTCGAGTCATG TGGTGTGATGCACTGGAGGAATTACTTCAATGTCCCGTGTGCCTGGAAGCATCGCAAGGTGTAAAAGTCCAATGTATAAATGGACATCACATATGTAATCAATGTAGAATACAGTTGCATATATGCCCCATATGCAAGTCTTCCTTTATGGAAACAAGAAATTTGGCAGTGGAACAAATTTCAGCTAAATTAGAGGATATAAag ATATCTCTACTGCATCCATATCATGCACTCAATAGAAGAATCCTACATAATAAGATTTGTGTGGCCACTCAAACCGACGATGTTTGCATGCCTTCCATTGCCTGTCAAACGGAATCTATAAATGAAGCTAATGAAATTACTCTGAGAAATGAACGACAAAATTTGGTGACAAATTTAGCACCTAGAGTTGGAAAGGGGTCATACCCGTGTCGTATTGGATCTTGCGTGATGGAATTGCCACATGGAAGAATGATTGGTCATTTGAGATATCATCATAAAGATGTATTTTATGag ttCAATGCAAAagataatgtattaaaaaaacgaTGGAATCTGGAATACATCTTAAATCAGGATTACGATTTCGCTTTTCACATCAAAGAGATGggtctgttttttttaaatgtctccATAAGCCAGATAGGTGACTTAACTGCTTTTTTAGAAATTGTCAATTGTATTGCTGTAGCCAAGCAATTCACGTACACATTTGAAGCAGTCGGAGCATTTAATGCTTCAGGTTCATATAATGGCCCG GTAAAATCATGCAGATCACCAAGGCAGAGTTATGCAAATGACTGTTTGCGCATACGCGAAAATAACATGCGCCTTAtaattgacaataaaaattattttcattgtaaTCTAATGATAAAGCGTAAAACTGATTACAGAGCGCAAAATAACGCTCCAATGAATCCTCTTAGCAACAtagtgaatatttaa
- the LOC105832822 gene encoding probable histone-binding protein Caf1 isoform X2: MMADKDGGDLNVAVCAEGFDDAVEERIINEEYKIWKKNTPFLYDLVMTHALEWPSLTAQWLPDVTRPEGKDYSIHRLILGTHTSDEQNHLLIASVQLPNEDAQFDASHYDNEKGEFGGFGSVSGKIEIEIKINHEGEVNRARFMPQNPCVIATKTPSSDVLVFDYTKHPSKPDPNGECHPDLRLRGHQKEGYGLSWNPNLNGYLLSASDDHTICLWDINATPKENRVIDAKTIFTGHTAVVEDVAWHLLHESLFGSVADDQKLMIWDTRCNNTSKPSHTVDAHTAEVNCLSFNPYSEFILATGSADKTVALWDLRNLKLKLHSFESHKDEIFQVQWSPHNETILASSGTDRRLHVWDLSKIGEEQSSEDAEDGPPELLFIHGGHTAKISDFSWNPNEPWVICSVSEDNIMQVWQMAENIYNDEEPETPGSEIETGGS; this comes from the exons ATGATGGCAGACAAGGATGGGG gcGATTTAAACGTCGCTGTTTGTGCAGAGGGCTTTGATGACGCTGTGGAGGAGCGTATTATCAatgaagaatataaaatatggaaGAAGAATACGCCGTTTTTGTACGATCTTGTGATGACACATGCCCTGGAGTGGCCCTCTTTAACGGCTCAGTGGCTGCCCGACGTCACCAGACCAGAAGGAAAAGATTATTCGATTCACAGGTTAATCCTGGGCACTCATACCTCGGACGAACAGAATCACTTGCTCATCGCTAGTGTCCAACTGCCGAACGAAGATGCGCAATTTGACGCCTCCCACTACGACAACGAGAAGGGTGAATTTGGTGGATTTGGTTCTGTGAGCGGCAAAATCGAGATCGAGATCAAGATCAATCATGAGGGCGAGGTCAACAGGGCACGTTTCATGCCGCAAAATCCGTGCGTGATTGCGACGAAGACTCCCTCGAGCGATGTGCTCGTGTTTGATTATACCAAACATCCCAGTAAACCTGATCCTAATGGGGAATGTCATCCGGATTTAAG ATTGCGAGGACACCAAAAGGAAGGCTATGGTTTGTCATGGAACCCAAACCTCAATGGATATTTGCTTAGCGCGTCTGACGATCACACAATTTGTTTATGGGATATCAACGCCACACCAAAGGAGAATCGCGTTATTGATGCGAAAACTATCTTTACGGGACATACGGCTGTGGTTGAGGATGTCGCTTGGCATCTATTACATGAATCCTTGTTTGGTTCTGTCGCTGATGATCAAAAACTCATGATCTGGGACACTAG atgCAACAATACCAGTAAACCAAGTCATACTGTTGATGCTCACACTGCTGAAGTAAACTGCCTGAGTTTCAATCCGTATTCCGAATTCATCCTGGCCACTGGCAGTGCGGATAAGACTGTAGCGCTTTGGGATCTGCGAAATCTTAAGTTGAAGTTGCATTCATTCGAGTCGCACAAAGATGAGATTTTCCAGGTTCAATGGTCACCACATAATGAAACGATATTGGCAAGCAGTGGTACAGACAGACGGTTACATGTCTGGGATCTTAGCAAGATTGGCGAAGAACAGTCTAGCGAAGATGCCGAGGATGGACCACCCGAACTTTTG tttataCATGGAGGTCATACCGCAAAAATCAGCGACTTTTCGTGGAATCCGAACGAACCATGGGTCATATGCTCAGTATCGGAGGACAACATAATGCAAGTGTGGCAAATGGCGGAGAATATTTACAATGATGAGGAACCCGAAACACCTGGAAGCGAGATCGAAACTGGCGGATCATAA
- the LOC105832820 gene encoding protein SMG7, protein MGLKAAVQALKKAEPLKDKVQRCKDLLNDNDAWVCQQQLQKIYQQVLILDLEYALDKKVEQELWSLGFKNYIVTLQSQAKDRKNPKRGESQALLSWCLEAASGFYLTLLQEICTVFDLDLPFRRKGYVYGRTSPWKTVEKLSPPHKSSCFYACQYCLVHLGDIARYRNESKQAEMFYRHAVSLSPSSGQPYNQLALLEASRGDKLGTVFHYARSVAVKHPFPVATANLATTLSSALNDKSFNIDSKTKLNSQEYIAVFLKLHGIIHILGDLKLACSYSKQLTETLTALVATESFSSWMLVQMLVINLYALQHTAGIGTENTELLKNEQMINDKKLAHDCILDLIAGTLSALLLPVYTIKNSIIEYFALPSIKLCLDWINIKPMVLEEVAFTSRLQIWPSFCVLLNALQNCVMDFKYDEYAAVPLPEDRDLQGFLPLEKSFENLRFTNTALEGDVATLNKLRAVRILHLGRCFAQYQINGSTPISIMTEEKTGDNRFTSMTNGAGPSNELMKELEELSLNKDKQLDTSMSPVLSEAASSKSSVEIDIEIPQDKKINFQSILKPQGSLERNRDSLVNTTTEISSSNEASSLPCARKPRQNIAIQTIIARRAENEQKQVTFKNVSPVIVEEENDKIVTQRITMKESQITSVANKPTPIPEMSKANEAANTNNILVNVQNRLSMMPIAPPAGQNQSITNQNQQRPVKLPPSIPMPPQVNQLAAKEQQTQQVVQQILPQMHAGMTAQCSPSQASTLSPICYPNQSFNVQNPQFSQNFMANRPSPVNAPRYQMQGQLNNNSQPFPPMPQGINGIHHTINQSRPLHQRMSQNVSHSPVQLLQQNILGSPAQQNMPQNMSLQANNMGLQPGLNVEQQNHSIGIQAQNIMQSNPRPNDMHGQLNINGSSVANMSAMMSALSVYEKAPQQQTLTTLANSQSPTNTSNFQLNFNHFNQNQAFGQSLPQSQSSPSFYKTNSDAMDFLFPNQVNVTKTQPQQQQSTANNYIFCNYEPTEQFNLWKDNRPPQPPIAWWAGSTSNAAAQIHTKDPTANDNAFSNWSDSSNLGNTASRMPLTPGKNYQPQQQNGQHSRQLIAGNNFEDARLFELEQKPSQTVSTGNTYSLFSGNTWSTINTSINSGSTNQDQMKTRLHQQSLWSGPGPSPLERLLEQQKSLREGGTT, encoded by the exons ATGGGCCTAAAAGCGGCCGTCCAGGCTCTGAA GAAAGCGGAACCGTTAAAGGACAAGGTCCAGCGCTGCAAAGATCTGCTCAATGACAACGATGCCTGGGTATGTCAACAACAGCTGCAAAAGATATATCAACAGGTCCTCATATTGGATCTGGAGTATGCTCTGGACAAGAAGGTGGAACAGGAGCTATGGAGTTTGggatttaagaattatatagtGACGCTGCAGTCACAGGCAAAGGACAGAAAGAATCCCAAGCGTGGCGAGTCCCAGGCATTGCTCAGTTGGTGCTTGGAAGCAGCCAGTGGTTTCTACCTGACCTTGCTGCAGGAAATTTGCACCGTATTCGACCTAGATTTACCATTTAGAAG GAAGGGTTATGTGTATGGACGTACATCTCCATGGAAAACCGTTGAAAAATTATCTCCGCCTCACAAATCTTCTTGTTTTTACGCCTGTCAATATTGCCTTGTACATCTGGGCGATATCGCACGGTACAGAAATGAGAGCAAGCAAGCTGAGATGTTTTACAGACACGCTGTCTCGCTATCACCATCCAGCGGACAGCCATACAATCAACTGGCGCTTTTAGAAGCTTCCCGTGGCGACAAACTGGGCACTGTGTTTCATTACGCACGTTCGGTGGCTGTGAAACATCCTTTCCCCGTTGCAACGGCGAATCTCGCCACTACTCTGTCCTCTGCTCTGAACGACAAGTCCTTCAATATTGACAGCAAGACCAAATTGAATTCTCAGGAATACATCGCTGTCTTTCTGAAGCTGCATGGAATAATCCACATTCTTGGCGATTTGAAGCTAGCATGCTCGTACAGCAAGCAACTGACGGAGACGCTGACCGCATTGGTAGCCACTGAGAGCTTCAGTTCGTGGATGCTCGTTCAGATGTTGGTGATTAATCTATACGCACTGCAACACACAGCTGGGATTGGCACCGAGAACACGGAATTGCTGAAGAATGAGCAAATGATCAATGATAAGAAACTCGCCCATGACTGTATACTGGACCTAATCGCAGGCACTCTGTCTGCCTTGCTGCTACCTGTCTACACGATAAAAAACTCTATCATCGAGTACTTTGCCTTGCCTTCTA TAAAACTGTGCCTTGATTGGATCAACATAAAACCTATGGTTTTGGAGGAAGTTGCTTTTACATCAAGATTACAGATCTGGCCCAGTTTTTGCGTACTTTTGAATGCCTTGCAGAATTGCGTGATGGATTTCAAATATGATGAAT aTGCTGCAGTACCACTGCCAGAAGACCGTGACCTTCAAGGTTTTCTACCGTTAGAGAAAAGTTTTGAGAACCTCAGATTCACGAATACAGCGCTAGAGGGCGATGTCGCAACATTGAACAAGTTACGGGCAGTACGCATTCTACATCTGGGCCGTTGCTTCGCTCAGTATCAAATTAATGGCTCAACGCCAATCTCGATTATGACTGAAGAAAAAACAGGCGATAACAGATTCACGTCTATGACCAATGGTGCTGGGCCCAGCAACGAGTTGATGAAGGAACTCGAAGAACTCAGCTTGAACAAAGACAAACAACTTGATACTTCAATGAGTCCGGTACTGTCCGAAGCGGCTAGTAGCAAAAGTTCGGTAGAAATCGATATTGAGATTCctcaagataaaaaaataaatttccagAGTATTCTTAAACCGCAAGGCTCTTTAGAACGAAACCGAGACTCCTTAGTGAATACCACAACGGAGATCAGCAGCAGCAATGAAGCAAGTTCTCTTCCGTGTGCGAGAAAACCGCGACAGAACATAGCAATACAGACGATCATCGCACGTCGCGCGGAGAACGAACAGAAGCAGGTAACATTCAAGAACGTGTCACCCGTGATCGTTGAAGAAGAAAACGATAAAATAGTGACGCAAAGAATAACGATGAAAGAATCACAGATTACTTCTGTTGCGAATAAACCGACGCCAATTCCAGAGATGTCCAAAGCTAACGAAGCTGccaatacaaataatatccTCGTTAATGTTCAGAATCGGTTATCGATGATGCCAATTGCTCCGCCTGCTGGTCAAAACCAGTCTATAACAAATCAGAATCAGCAGAGACCCGTTAAATTGCCGCCTAGCATTCCTATGCCTCCTCAAGTAAATCAATTGGCAGCCAAAGAGCAACAAACTCAACAAGTTGTTCAGCAAATCCTTCCGCAAATGCATGCTGGCATGACGGCGCAATGCAGCCCATCACAGGCCTCGACATTGAGTCCAATTTGTTACCCAAATCAATCATTCAACGTGCAGAATCCACAATTCAGCCAAAATTTCATGGCAAATCGTCCATCGCCAGTAAATGCGCCGCGTTATCAAATGCAAGGACAACTCAATAATAATAGCCAACCGTTTCCACCAATGCCTCAGGGAATTAACGGAATACATCATACGATTAATCAGAGCAGACCATTGCATCAGAGGATGTCGCAAAACGTATCCCATAGTCCTGTGCAGTTACTGCAGCAAAACATACTGGGATCGCCTGCTCAGCAAAATATGCCACAAAATATGAGTTTGCAAGCGAATAATATGGGGCTGCAGCCAGGTCTAAACGTAGAACAACAAAACCATTCAATCGGGATCCAAGCACAGAACATAATGCAGAGCAATCCTAGACCGAACGACATGCATGGTCAGTTAAATATAAACGGTTCGAGTGTAGCAAATATGTCAGCGATGATGTCAGCATTGTCAGTATACGAAAAGGCTCCTCAGCAGCAAACTTTAACGACGTTAGCGAATTCGCAGAGCCCAACCAACACGTCGAATTTTCAGTTAAACTTCAATCATTTCAATCAGAATCAAGCCTTCGGACAATCGCTGCCGCAAAGTCAATCGTCACCGTCGTTCTACAAAACGAATTCTGACGCAATGGATTTCCTATTCCCAAATCAAGTCAACGTAACTAAGACTCAACCGCAGCAACAGCAATCCACAGCAAACAATTACATATTCTGCAATTACGAGCCGACTGAGCAATTTAACTTATGGAAGGACAATCGACCACCTCAACCACCGATTGCCTGGTGGGCGGGTTCGACTAGTAATGCAGCGGCCCAGATACACACGAAGGATCCGACCGCTAATGATAATGCATTCTCTAACTGGAGCGATTCGTCTAATCTCGGAAACACAGCGAGTAGAATGCCGCTGACACCGGGTAAAAATTATCAGCCACAACAACAGAATGGACAACACAGCAGACAACTTATAGCAGGAAATAATTTTGAGGATGCCAGATTGTTTGAG CTCGAACAAAAGCCGTCCCAAACAGTGAGCACCGGCAACACTTATTCTCTATTCAGTGGTAACACATGGAGTACTATTAACACATCGATTAATTCGGGCTCGACCAATCAAGATCAGATGAAAACGCGACTCCATCAGCAATCTCTGTGGTCCGGGCCGGGTCCTTCCCCGTTAGAGCGTCTTCTGGAGCAACAGAAGTCTCTACGCGAGGGGGGTACCACTTGA
- the LOC105832822 gene encoding probable histone-binding protein Caf1 isoform X1, which produces MTEPNEIEMIEPNEIEMIESNEIEVIELNSNKDIPITGSAELNISNSEKTVNLRTEITRTEFNMIAKVEDNMSEKSINLNRLGDLNVAVCAEGFDDAVEERIINEEYKIWKKNTPFLYDLVMTHALEWPSLTAQWLPDVTRPEGKDYSIHRLILGTHTSDEQNHLLIASVQLPNEDAQFDASHYDNEKGEFGGFGSVSGKIEIEIKINHEGEVNRARFMPQNPCVIATKTPSSDVLVFDYTKHPSKPDPNGECHPDLRLRGHQKEGYGLSWNPNLNGYLLSASDDHTICLWDINATPKENRVIDAKTIFTGHTAVVEDVAWHLLHESLFGSVADDQKLMIWDTRCNNTSKPSHTVDAHTAEVNCLSFNPYSEFILATGSADKTVALWDLRNLKLKLHSFESHKDEIFQVQWSPHNETILASSGTDRRLHVWDLSKIGEEQSSEDAEDGPPELLFIHGGHTAKISDFSWNPNEPWVICSVSEDNIMQVWQMAENIYNDEEPETPGSEIETGGS; this is translated from the exons atgacTGAACCAAATGAAATTGAAATGATTGAACCAAATGAAATTGAAATGATTGAATCAAACGAGATTGAAGTGATTGAATTGAATTCTAATAAAGATATACCGATTACTGGAAGTGCTGAATTGAATATAAGCAATAGTGAGAAAACTGTAAATCTGAGGACTGAGATTACAAGAACtgaatttaatatgattgcaAAAGTAGAGGACAATATGTCGGAGAAGTCCATAAACTTAAATAGACTAG gcGATTTAAACGTCGCTGTTTGTGCAGAGGGCTTTGATGACGCTGTGGAGGAGCGTATTATCAatgaagaatataaaatatggaaGAAGAATACGCCGTTTTTGTACGATCTTGTGATGACACATGCCCTGGAGTGGCCCTCTTTAACGGCTCAGTGGCTGCCCGACGTCACCAGACCAGAAGGAAAAGATTATTCGATTCACAGGTTAATCCTGGGCACTCATACCTCGGACGAACAGAATCACTTGCTCATCGCTAGTGTCCAACTGCCGAACGAAGATGCGCAATTTGACGCCTCCCACTACGACAACGAGAAGGGTGAATTTGGTGGATTTGGTTCTGTGAGCGGCAAAATCGAGATCGAGATCAAGATCAATCATGAGGGCGAGGTCAACAGGGCACGTTTCATGCCGCAAAATCCGTGCGTGATTGCGACGAAGACTCCCTCGAGCGATGTGCTCGTGTTTGATTATACCAAACATCCCAGTAAACCTGATCCTAATGGGGAATGTCATCCGGATTTAAG ATTGCGAGGACACCAAAAGGAAGGCTATGGTTTGTCATGGAACCCAAACCTCAATGGATATTTGCTTAGCGCGTCTGACGATCACACAATTTGTTTATGGGATATCAACGCCACACCAAAGGAGAATCGCGTTATTGATGCGAAAACTATCTTTACGGGACATACGGCTGTGGTTGAGGATGTCGCTTGGCATCTATTACATGAATCCTTGTTTGGTTCTGTCGCTGATGATCAAAAACTCATGATCTGGGACACTAG atgCAACAATACCAGTAAACCAAGTCATACTGTTGATGCTCACACTGCTGAAGTAAACTGCCTGAGTTTCAATCCGTATTCCGAATTCATCCTGGCCACTGGCAGTGCGGATAAGACTGTAGCGCTTTGGGATCTGCGAAATCTTAAGTTGAAGTTGCATTCATTCGAGTCGCACAAAGATGAGATTTTCCAGGTTCAATGGTCACCACATAATGAAACGATATTGGCAAGCAGTGGTACAGACAGACGGTTACATGTCTGGGATCTTAGCAAGATTGGCGAAGAACAGTCTAGCGAAGATGCCGAGGATGGACCACCCGAACTTTTG tttataCATGGAGGTCATACCGCAAAAATCAGCGACTTTTCGTGGAATCCGAACGAACCATGGGTCATATGCTCAGTATCGGAGGACAACATAATGCAAGTGTGGCAAATGGCGGAGAATATTTACAATGATGAGGAACCCGAAACACCTGGAAGCGAGATCGAAACTGGCGGATCATAA
- the LOC105832822 gene encoding probable histone-binding protein Caf1 isoform X3, whose protein sequence is MMADKDGEGFDDAVEERIINEEYKIWKKNTPFLYDLVMTHALEWPSLTAQWLPDVTRPEGKDYSIHRLILGTHTSDEQNHLLIASVQLPNEDAQFDASHYDNEKGEFGGFGSVSGKIEIEIKINHEGEVNRARFMPQNPCVIATKTPSSDVLVFDYTKHPSKPDPNGECHPDLRLRGHQKEGYGLSWNPNLNGYLLSASDDHTICLWDINATPKENRVIDAKTIFTGHTAVVEDVAWHLLHESLFGSVADDQKLMIWDTRCNNTSKPSHTVDAHTAEVNCLSFNPYSEFILATGSADKTVALWDLRNLKLKLHSFESHKDEIFQVQWSPHNETILASSGTDRRLHVWDLSKIGEEQSSEDAEDGPPELLFIHGGHTAKISDFSWNPNEPWVICSVSEDNIMQVWQMAENIYNDEEPETPGSEIETGGS, encoded by the exons ATGATGGCAGACAAGGATGGGG AGGGCTTTGATGACGCTGTGGAGGAGCGTATTATCAatgaagaatataaaatatggaaGAAGAATACGCCGTTTTTGTACGATCTTGTGATGACACATGCCCTGGAGTGGCCCTCTTTAACGGCTCAGTGGCTGCCCGACGTCACCAGACCAGAAGGAAAAGATTATTCGATTCACAGGTTAATCCTGGGCACTCATACCTCGGACGAACAGAATCACTTGCTCATCGCTAGTGTCCAACTGCCGAACGAAGATGCGCAATTTGACGCCTCCCACTACGACAACGAGAAGGGTGAATTTGGTGGATTTGGTTCTGTGAGCGGCAAAATCGAGATCGAGATCAAGATCAATCATGAGGGCGAGGTCAACAGGGCACGTTTCATGCCGCAAAATCCGTGCGTGATTGCGACGAAGACTCCCTCGAGCGATGTGCTCGTGTTTGATTATACCAAACATCCCAGTAAACCTGATCCTAATGGGGAATGTCATCCGGATTTAAG ATTGCGAGGACACCAAAAGGAAGGCTATGGTTTGTCATGGAACCCAAACCTCAATGGATATTTGCTTAGCGCGTCTGACGATCACACAATTTGTTTATGGGATATCAACGCCACACCAAAGGAGAATCGCGTTATTGATGCGAAAACTATCTTTACGGGACATACGGCTGTGGTTGAGGATGTCGCTTGGCATCTATTACATGAATCCTTGTTTGGTTCTGTCGCTGATGATCAAAAACTCATGATCTGGGACACTAG atgCAACAATACCAGTAAACCAAGTCATACTGTTGATGCTCACACTGCTGAAGTAAACTGCCTGAGTTTCAATCCGTATTCCGAATTCATCCTGGCCACTGGCAGTGCGGATAAGACTGTAGCGCTTTGGGATCTGCGAAATCTTAAGTTGAAGTTGCATTCATTCGAGTCGCACAAAGATGAGATTTTCCAGGTTCAATGGTCACCACATAATGAAACGATATTGGCAAGCAGTGGTACAGACAGACGGTTACATGTCTGGGATCTTAGCAAGATTGGCGAAGAACAGTCTAGCGAAGATGCCGAGGATGGACCACCCGAACTTTTG tttataCATGGAGGTCATACCGCAAAAATCAGCGACTTTTCGTGGAATCCGAACGAACCATGGGTCATATGCTCAGTATCGGAGGACAACATAATGCAAGTGTGGCAAATGGCGGAGAATATTTACAATGATGAGGAACCCGAAACACCTGGAAGCGAGATCGAAACTGGCGGATCATAA